The genomic window GACAAGCAGATTTTGTGGCTTTACGTCGAGGTGGACGATCTGGCGGTCATGGGCAAACTGTAAGGCGCTTGCTGCCTGATCGATGATGTCGGCAACGAGGATAGGGTGGAGAGGAAGCTTATAGCGGGGCAGTTGGGAAGAGGTGACGAAATCGGCCAGCGAGCCTAATGCGACGTATTGCATGACCAGATAGCGAGTACCATCCTGCTCGCCAAAGTCATAAATGGGAATAATGTGAGGATGCTCTAGCGCAGCAATAGCCCGTGCCTCTCGGACGAATTGCTGTGTTGCTTTTTCCCGGCTGGCGGGGGTTGCCATCAGCGAGTCTTCCCCCTGAATGACTTTGACCGCCACCTGTCGCCCAAGCTCAGGCTGCTCAGCAAGATAGATGTCACCCATTCCGCCGCTGCCGATGCGGCGTATGATACGGCAACTTCCAAGCGTTGTCCCCTCTAGTCCAGCCATACAAGCTTCCTTTCGCTCTCCCCTCCTGAGGGATTTGTGTTTGCATTGATCCCCTTGCTTCGTGAACGTATTGTACCATAGACTGCTGCTGACTTGTATCGTCTTTCTCGCTTGAGCAGCCCTGTCGCCTGAGACCCTTGCCTCCCCTCTCTAGTCCTTAACAACGGTTGAGGTTAGCGCTTTTTGCGCTTTAGCGAGTCGCGGTTGCCGTAGGGGTTGGAGCAGGCGCCTGGTGAACTACCAGCGCGGCCATGACATTTGCAAGTAACTTTTGCATGCCAGGAATAGGCGAGGTGTGATGAGCGCACCCCTCGGCTGGCTGAAGCAGGCGCAGGCTATCAAGCGCATAGGACCAGTAGATAGAACCTGTGGCAAACACCATTGCGCCCGATTGAGCAATGTAGTAGGTCGTGTTGCTGAAGTCGTGTGTGCCATCGGCGGCGACAGTAGCCGAGACGCTCAGCACGCGCAATCCTGGCGGGGTTGCGCCGTTATGAAAGACGCGGTCCCATTCATAACCAACAAGATCGCAGCCGTATGCTTCCCCTGGCTGAAGGCCCGTTCCGGCCAGAAGTGGTGATGACACCTGCTGATTCACCTGCCAGGGAAATCCTGGTGGTTGGTTTGCAAAGTTGGACCACATAATACCAATTAAGGCGTTCTCTGGACGGCTCAGGAGATCGTCACGCCAGTGGACGGTCACATGGCGATTATCAAGGCCATAGAAAGGGTCTGTTTTGAGATCTTTATAACAGACAATCGTGCGATCCGCTCTGTCCATGCTGTCCGGCTCGAAGCGGATTTGCCAGTACCCATCGTTCGCTCCGAGAAACGCCAGGCCCACGCCCGCGTTGCGGGCGCTTTCCACCCCATCGCGCATCGCTTCTGACCAATATTCATCGTGACCGAGGTCGAGATAGGCGCGATGGTTGAGTAATTGTTGCGGGTCATCGTTCAGATCAACACTGCTGATGTATGAGAGGTCGTAGCCCTGGCGTTCCATCCAGCGAATAGCATCAATTTCGTAAGGCAGACCCTGCACACTAGCGCCCACAGATGCAGGCCGATCAAGAGAAACTTTACTGGCGCGCGTGGCGTCCGAACCATCAGGCCCGTGATACAGGCTATACCCTCCCCAGTCATTATAGGCTGCATAGGTTGTATCGGATGTAACGGCCACATACGTCGAATGCGGGTTGCCGCGCACATCGAAAGTAAGGAACGTTTGCTTATCAGCCGCGCCAGTCAATTTAGCCAGGTAGACTCCTGTAATCCAATTATCTGGGATGCGCAGCTTAAACGAGGGTTGCCAGCGAGCTTCGATCAGGCGTGTTTTGGGATCAACCAGGCAGGAATGACAATCAACAAGCTCCTTCTTACTGTAATCATAATACCCCTGTGCCTGCCCGACTTGTTTGGTAGATTGCATCAGGCGCGCGCCTGCCCCCCCATACCAGCCCAGCCGGTAAATATCAATGGTATACGATGTCCCTGCTTGCTGGACACTGACATAAAACGTGACCGTTTGCCCTGGCAGCGCCGATAAGGCGCTGGCATATACTTGAATCTGTGTGGAAGCAGCCCGGTTTGTTGGAATGAGCCAGCTTGCTGAACCCTTTCGCGCGTTCTCTTGCGCGATGAGTGAACCTTTTCCCTCCCGCGTTGGTGGGGGGTCCGAGCCGAACAGCGCAGTACAGCTTGCCAGAATGATAGGAATGCTCATCAACAGGAGCAGTCGAGGTAGGCTCCAGAATGCCCACCACCCCTTGAAACGTGATAAATATGGATGAAAGGAACGAGCCATAGACACTCTCCTTCAGAGCCTGTATATGCGCCCATCTGCCCAACTGCGCGCCAGGCGTGTGAAGTCCCTTTGGAGCGTGCGCTGCTAGGATTCTTCTGCTTTCCGAAAGACATACTCATTACATCCATGCCCTTTGCCGCACGTCTTGAGTTGCTCCAGTATGAAGCCTCGTTTTCGGTAAAAGTCGAAAATCTCTTCGGGCTTAGCTACTTCAAAGGGGTATCCACCAGCCCAATCCACTAGATCCCGCCACGCCGACATTCCTCGATTTTTTTTGTAATTTTGCCATGAGGTAAATGGATTGCCATGTTGCAGCAGGTCGCGGAGCATGCGTGTTCCCCTCAACTGAATTGTTAGGGGGATTAAAATAAGAAATCTGAGATACCTGGGCAAGCGATTATATGTTCGCTTCATTTGCCGCCACCGTCGGCT from Ktedonobacterales bacterium includes these protein-coding regions:
- a CDS encoding N,N-dimethylformamidase beta subunit family domain-containing protein, giving the protein MARSFHPYLSRFKGWWAFWSLPRLLLLMSIPIILASCTALFGSDPPPTREGKGSLIAQENARKGSASWLIPTNRAASTQIQVYASALSALPGQTVTFYVSVQQAGTSYTIDIYRLGWYGGAGARLMQSTKQVGQAQGYYDYSKKELVDCHSCLVDPKTRLIEARWQPSFKLRIPDNWITGVYLAKLTGAADKQTFLTFDVRGNPHSTYVAVTSDTTYAAYNDWGGYSLYHGPDGSDATRASKVSLDRPASVGASVQGLPYEIDAIRWMERQGYDLSYISSVDLNDDPQQLLNHRAYLDLGHDEYWSEAMRDGVESARNAGVGLAFLGANDGYWQIRFEPDSMDRADRTIVCYKDLKTDPFYGLDNRHVTVHWRDDLLSRPENALIGIMWSNFANQPPGFPWQVNQQVSSPLLAGTGLQPGEAYGCDLVGYEWDRVFHNGATPPGLRVLSVSATVAADGTHDFSNTTYYIAQSGAMVFATGSIYWSYALDSLRLLQPAEGCAHHTSPIPGMQKLLANVMAALVVHQAPAPTPTATATR